Proteins from one Macadamia integrifolia cultivar HAES 741 unplaced genomic scaffold, SCU_Mint_v3 scaffold_19A, whole genome shotgun sequence genomic window:
- the LOC122071278 gene encoding phosphoinositide phospholipase C 2-like isoform X2, with amino-acid sequence MSKQTYKVCFCFRRRFRLRVAEAPQDIKSLFETYSENGTMNVDHLHRFLIEIQGEDKATKEEAQAIIDSLKDLKHLNIFHRKGLNLEAFFKYLFGDINPPLSPSRGVHHDMTAPLSHYFIYTGHNSYLTGNQLSSECSDVPIIKALHRGVRVIELDIWPNSTKDSVDVLHGRTLTTPVELIKCLRSIKEHAFSASSHPVVITLEDHLTPDLQAKVAEMVIQTFGDLLYTPGPEGLKQFPSPASLMKQLIISTKPPKEYLEGKIGKKESESQKEKDSADEETWGKEVLDLEHAVEASDKKDETDEEEEEDIDDGDRKTQQIGAPEYKRLIAIHAGKAKGGLSDWLRVDPDKVRRLSLSEQELENAIITHGTEIVRFTQKNLLRVYPKGIRVDSSNYNPLIAWMHGAQMVAFNMQGYGRSLWLMHGMFRANGGCGYVKKPDCLLTVGPNKEVFNPKAKLPVKKTLKVKVYMGDGWYLDFNHTHFDVYSPPDFYARVGIAGVTDDTIMKKTKTIEDDWTPTWDEEFEFHLTVPELALLRIEVHEYDMSEKDDFGGQTCLPVSELRTGIRAVPLHNRKGEKYNNVKLLMRFEFA; translated from the exons ATGTCGAAGCAGACTTACAAGGTTTGCTTCTGCTTCCGCCGGAGATTTAGGCTCAGAGTAGCCGAAGCTCCGCAGGATATTAAGTCTCTCTTCGAAACCTACTCTGAGAACGGTACTATGAACGTTGATCACCTGCATAGATTCCTGATAGAGATCCAAGGAGAAGATAAAGCCACCAAGGAGGAAGCACAGGCCATTATTGATAGCTTGAAAGATCTTAAGCACCTCAATATCTTCCATCGCAAGGGTCTCAATCTCGAAGCCTTCTTCAAATATCTCTTTGGAGATATTAATCCTCCTCTCTCGCCTTCCCGTGGG GTGCACCATGATATGACAGCTCCACTATCTCATTACTTTATATATACAGGGCATAATTCCTACTTAACTGGGAACCAGCTCAGCAGTGAGTGCAGTGATGTCCCTATTATAAAGGCACTACATAGAGGCGTAAGAGTAATCGAACTGGATATTTGGCCAAACTCCACAAAAGATAGTGTTGATGTTCTTCATGGAAG GACTCTGACAACCCCTGTAGAACTCATCAAATGCTTGAGGTCTATCAAGGAGCATGCTTTTTCTGCATCGTCACATCCTGTTGTAATAACTCTTGAAGATCACCTTACTCCCGATCTTCAGGCTAAAGTAGCTGAG ATGGTCATCCAAACGTTTGGAGATTTGCTGTATACCCCTGGGCCAGAAGGCTTAAAACAATTCCCTTCACCAGCATCACTGATGAAACAGCTCATTATTTCAACTAAACCACCCAAAGAATACCTTGAAGGTAAGATTGGTAAGAAAGAGAGTGAATCACAGAAGGAGAAGGATTCAGCCGATGAAGAGACATGGGGAAAGGAAGTTCTAGACTTGGAGCATGCAGTTGAAGCTTCTGATAAG AAAGATGAAacagatgaggaagaagaagaagatattgatGATGGAGACCGCAAAACACAGCAGATTGGAGCACCCGAGTATAAGCGTTTAATTGCCATTCATGCTGGGAAAGCGAAGGGTGGACTTAGTGACTGGCTACGGGTGGATCCAGATAAAGTGAGACGTCTTAGCTTGAGTGAACAAGAACTTGAAAATGCAATTATTACTCATGGAACTGAGATTGTCAG GTTCACCCAGAAGAATTTGCTGAGAGTATACCCGAAGGGTATACGTGTTGATTCGTCAAATTATAATCCACTAATTGCATGGATGCATGGAGCTCAAATGGTTGCTTTTAATATGCAG GGATATGGCAGGTCGCTCTGGCTGATGCATGGAATGTTCAGAGCAAATGGAGGCTGCGGCTATGTAAAAAAACCCGATTGTCTGTTAACAGTTGGTCCGAATAAGGAGGTCTTCAATCCTAAAGCGAAGCTGCCGGTTAAGAAAACCTTGAAG GTGAAAGTGTACATGGGGGATGGATGGTATTTAGATTTTAATCACACTCATTTTGATGTATACTCCCCTCCAGACTTTTATGCCAGG GTCGGAATTGCTGGGGTCACAGATGATACAATAATGAAGAAGACAAAGACAATTGAGGACGATTGGACGCCAACTTGGGATGAGGAGTTTGAATTCCATTTGACTGTTCCAGAGCTTGCTTTGCTTCGGATTGAAGTTCATGAGTATGACATGTCTGAGAAAGATGACTTCGGGGGCCAAACATGTTTGCCTGTGTCAGAATTGAGGACAGGAATCCGAGCAGTCCCACTTCATAACCGCAAGGGGGAGAAGTACAACAATGTAAAGCTTCTTATGCGCTTTGAGTTTGCTTGA
- the LOC122071278 gene encoding phosphoinositide phospholipase C 2-like isoform X1: protein MSKQTYKVCFCFRRRFRLRVAEAPQDIKSLFETYSENGTMNVDHLHRFLIEIQGEDKATKEEAQAIIDSLKDLKHLNIFHRKGLNLEAFFKYLFGDINPPLSPSRGVHHDMTAPLSHYFIYTGHNSYLTGNQLSSECSDVPIIKALHRGVRVIELDIWPNSTKDSVDVLHGRTLTTPVELIKCLRSIKEHAFSASSHPVVITLEDHLTPDLQAKVAEMVIQTFGDLLYTPGPEGLKQFPSPASLMKQLIISTKPPKEYLEGKIGKKESESQKEKDSADEETWGKEVLDLEHAVEASDKKDETDEEEEEDIDDGDRKTQQIGAPEYKRLIAIHAGKAKGGLSDWLRVDPDKVRRLSLSEQELENAIITHGTEIVRFTQKNLLRVYPKGIRVDSSNYNPLIAWMHGAQMVAFNMQGYGRSLWLMHGMFRANGGCGYVKKPDCLLTVGPNKEVFNPKAKLPVKKTLKVKVYMGDGWYLDFNHTHFDVYSPPDFYARQVGIAGVTDDTIMKKTKTIEDDWTPTWDEEFEFHLTVPELALLRIEVHEYDMSEKDDFGGQTCLPVSELRTGIRAVPLHNRKGEKYNNVKLLMRFEFA, encoded by the exons ATGTCGAAGCAGACTTACAAGGTTTGCTTCTGCTTCCGCCGGAGATTTAGGCTCAGAGTAGCCGAAGCTCCGCAGGATATTAAGTCTCTCTTCGAAACCTACTCTGAGAACGGTACTATGAACGTTGATCACCTGCATAGATTCCTGATAGAGATCCAAGGAGAAGATAAAGCCACCAAGGAGGAAGCACAGGCCATTATTGATAGCTTGAAAGATCTTAAGCACCTCAATATCTTCCATCGCAAGGGTCTCAATCTCGAAGCCTTCTTCAAATATCTCTTTGGAGATATTAATCCTCCTCTCTCGCCTTCCCGTGGG GTGCACCATGATATGACAGCTCCACTATCTCATTACTTTATATATACAGGGCATAATTCCTACTTAACTGGGAACCAGCTCAGCAGTGAGTGCAGTGATGTCCCTATTATAAAGGCACTACATAGAGGCGTAAGAGTAATCGAACTGGATATTTGGCCAAACTCCACAAAAGATAGTGTTGATGTTCTTCATGGAAG GACTCTGACAACCCCTGTAGAACTCATCAAATGCTTGAGGTCTATCAAGGAGCATGCTTTTTCTGCATCGTCACATCCTGTTGTAATAACTCTTGAAGATCACCTTACTCCCGATCTTCAGGCTAAAGTAGCTGAG ATGGTCATCCAAACGTTTGGAGATTTGCTGTATACCCCTGGGCCAGAAGGCTTAAAACAATTCCCTTCACCAGCATCACTGATGAAACAGCTCATTATTTCAACTAAACCACCCAAAGAATACCTTGAAGGTAAGATTGGTAAGAAAGAGAGTGAATCACAGAAGGAGAAGGATTCAGCCGATGAAGAGACATGGGGAAAGGAAGTTCTAGACTTGGAGCATGCAGTTGAAGCTTCTGATAAG AAAGATGAAacagatgaggaagaagaagaagatattgatGATGGAGACCGCAAAACACAGCAGATTGGAGCACCCGAGTATAAGCGTTTAATTGCCATTCATGCTGGGAAAGCGAAGGGTGGACTTAGTGACTGGCTACGGGTGGATCCAGATAAAGTGAGACGTCTTAGCTTGAGTGAACAAGAACTTGAAAATGCAATTATTACTCATGGAACTGAGATTGTCAG GTTCACCCAGAAGAATTTGCTGAGAGTATACCCGAAGGGTATACGTGTTGATTCGTCAAATTATAATCCACTAATTGCATGGATGCATGGAGCTCAAATGGTTGCTTTTAATATGCAG GGATATGGCAGGTCGCTCTGGCTGATGCATGGAATGTTCAGAGCAAATGGAGGCTGCGGCTATGTAAAAAAACCCGATTGTCTGTTAACAGTTGGTCCGAATAAGGAGGTCTTCAATCCTAAAGCGAAGCTGCCGGTTAAGAAAACCTTGAAG GTGAAAGTGTACATGGGGGATGGATGGTATTTAGATTTTAATCACACTCATTTTGATGTATACTCCCCTCCAGACTTTTATGCCAGG CAGGTCGGAATTGCTGGGGTCACAGATGATACAATAATGAAGAAGACAAAGACAATTGAGGACGATTGGACGCCAACTTGGGATGAGGAGTTTGAATTCCATTTGACTGTTCCAGAGCTTGCTTTGCTTCGGATTGAAGTTCATGAGTATGACATGTCTGAGAAAGATGACTTCGGGGGCCAAACATGTTTGCCTGTGTCAGAATTGAGGACAGGAATCCGAGCAGTCCCACTTCATAACCGCAAGGGGGAGAAGTACAACAATGTAAAGCTTCTTATGCGCTTTGAGTTTGCTTGA